CCAGAAggtaattttctctttttaagtTGGTAATGTTTCGGCTTCTTAGTCTTGATGTCAGCACCCAGAAGTATTTGAGGTAGATAGCAATAGGTTGCTATACCTTCACCAATTCTGTCCACGCTTATTAAATCTCTAAGAGATAGATGCAACAAGGCAGTCGATCTAACATACATATCTCTGCATGAGTAAATCGTATGACCATATTGCTCGTCTTTTGCAGATCAAAACAATGAAAGAGGCGTACTTGCCAGATCTTAATGAAATCTATCAGAGAGTTACAGCCAAGTTGCAGCAAGTAAGTATTGTTTGCATTTATAAATACTTCGAAATAGTAGCAACTAGCAAGTACCTAATGAATTCATTGCAAAATTAGTTCGATATTGCAAAAGAAGTCATACAACTTTAGAATCTTGTTGTccatttagtaaaaaaatgCGCTTGTGACTCATATTCTTACTGACCGCCCCCTAGAAAGTAATATCGGATATCTGTGTTTCTTTCCTAACCCACAAACGTGATAGCTTGCGTCTATTTGattgtttcttttcttgttgACCATCCTTTTGTTTTCTCTCGAGCAGGATTCTCTTCCACAGCAACAAAGATCAGAGCAGTTTGAGAAATTGAAACAATTCAAGACAATGTTGGAGCGAATGATACAATTCCTATCCGTTTCAAAGACCAATATCGTGCCTGCATTAAAGGATAAGGTGACTTTTTATGAGAAGCAGATTATAACTTTCTTAAATATGCACAGACCGAGGAAACCCGTACAGCAAGGGCAGCTTCCGCAATCTCAGATGCAGCCCATGCAGCAACAACAATCCCAGAACGTTCAAGATCAGTCTCATGATAGTCAAGCAAATCCGCAGATGCAATCAATGAGCATGCCGGGTTCTTCTGGGCAAAGGGCACAACAGAGTAGTCTGACAAATATGCAGAACAGTCTTCTATCATCTCGTCCTGGAGTTTCAGCTCCACAGCAGAACATTCCCAGTTCCATGCCAGCTTCTAGTCTAGAGTCAGGCCAAGGAAATGCACTGAATAATGGCCAGCAGATTGCCATGGGATCCATGCAACAAAATACTTCTCAACAACAACAAGTAAATAACAGTTCTGCATCTGCTCAAAGTGGGTTAAGCACACTACAGTCTAATGTTAATCAAACCCAGTTAAGTTCCAGTTTGCTTCAGCAACAACACATGAAGCAACAGCAAGATCAACAAATGACGCAGCAGTTCAAACAGCAGTTTCAACAGCGCCAGATGCAGCAGCAGCTAAAGCAGCAGATAattcagcagcagcagcaacagctACAAGCAAGACAGCAAGTAGCgcaaaatgatatgaatgattcGACAGCGAGGCAGGGAATGAATGCCGGCCGTGGGATGTTTCAGCAACATTCTCTGCAAGGTCAGCGTCCTAGCTATCCCCTTCAACAGTTAAAACCAGGATCCCAGCTCCCTGTTACGTCGCCTCAACTTATGCAAGGTCAATCTCCTCAGATGATACAACAACATCTGTCTCCTCAGATCGACCAGAAAATTGCGATGTCATCTGTCAACAAGACGGGAACTCCATTGCAACCTGCAAACTCCCCTTTTATTGTCCCATCTCCTTCAACCCCCTTGGCACCGTCCCCTATGCAAGTTGACTCTGAGAAACCTTCTGGAGCTTCTTCGTTGTCAATGGGAAATACTGCACGCCAACAAGCAACTGGCATGCAAGGTGTAGTTCAGTCCCTTGCGATTGGCACTCCAGGGATCTCTGCCTCTCCTCTCCTTCAGGAGTTTATTACTCCTGATGGAAATAATTTAAATCCCTTGATAAGTACATCTGGAAAACCAAGTGGGACTGAGCTGCCTATGGAACGCCTTATCAGAGTGGTAAGTAACAATTACTAACTTTTGAAGGTTATATATTGCAACAGGAGAGCGTTATCGCTGCCATCTCTCTTTTGTAGTAGAAACATTGTTCTGGTCACTGATGTATGCTTTCTGTTGTTTTTCAGGTGAAGTCCATCTCACCACAAGCGCTTTCTTCTGCAGTAAGTGACATCGGATCTGTTGTAAGCATGGTTGATAGGATAGCTGGTTCAGCCCCAGGAAACGGTTCAAGAGCTTCAGTTGGCGAGGACTTGGTTGCAATGACTAAGTGTCGTCTCCAAGCAAGAAACTTCATGACGCAAGAGGGAATGATGGCGACCAAGAAAATGAAGCGTCACACAACCGCGATGCCATTAAGCGTTTCTTCATTAGAAGGAAGCGTTGGTGACAACTACAAGCAGTTTGCATGTTCGGGAACATCTGATCTGGAATCTACTGCGACTTCAGATGGCAAGAAGGCAAGAACTGAGGTATGGTTTTTAGTTAGACTTCCCTTAGTTTCAGAAGCACAATGTTTCAATTTTAAACATATTGAGGACTCAATCTTGGACTGCAGACCGATCATGCCCTTTTGGAGGAAATCAAGGAAATAAACCAGCGGCTGATAGATACAGTTGTTGAGATTAGTGATGATGAAGATGCTGCTGATCCTAGTGAGGCAGCAACAGCAAGGAAAGGGTGTGAGGGAACAACAGTAAAATTTTCGTTTATAGCTGTTTCTCTCAGCCCAGCCTTGAAGGCTCATCTCTCATCAACCCAAATGGTAAGCATTAGCATGGTTATATCGTTAAGATTCTGTGGAAAAGAAATCATTTCATTATCCTTATTTCAAATATGTTGTGTGCTTCTGTCAGTCTCCTATTCAACCACTGCGTCTGCTGGTACCTTGTAGCtaccccaacggctctccatcTCTCCTGGATAAACTCCCGGTCGAAACCAGGTACACGCAAAACTTTTACCATAGTCCAAAGTCAGCTCATGTCTCTAGAAACATCTCTATAAGAAACTGGATCATAACGTAACATGGTGTGGTTCTTTCATGAACAGCAAAGAGAACGAGGACCTCTCATCCAAAGCTATGGCAAGGTTCAACATTTTGCTAAGAAGTCTGTCACAGCCTATGTCGCTCAAAGACATAGCCAAGACATGGGACGCTTGCGCTCGGACGGTGATCTGCGAGTACGCACAGCAGTTTGGTGGTGGAACTTTCAGCTCAAAATACGGTACTTGGGAGAAATACGTAGCCGCTTCCTGAATCTCTGATGGGTCTCTTTCATCATATGCCATAACGGTAAACTCTGTGATTTACACGTTGTCAAAAAGTATTTAAATCATGTCATAAACTGTAGAAAATCCCACGTTGCCAACCGCTTGTTGTATAGTATAAGTTTGTATCTTCCAACGATATGATTGGGAGCTTTATCTATAAGTCAAAAGCTTATATGTTgtataactgaatatttttcAATCATGTTCTGTATCAATGAATGTTCTTAATGGGGATgtttgttctttatcaaaatcCACCAAACTCTACGACTTATAAtttaagatgatgatgatagtcTTTCATGGGAACAAAGACACCATTGTTGAGCAGCTTCTGCTCTGTTATCTTTGCCAGTAAACCGCATTACAACTAAACATTTGCTTTTAGCGTTAAAGGATAGCTTCTATGTTTTTATAATAAGGCCCTCGTAAAacattataatttcaaaaagagCCCTGAAGTTCTCTTTCTCTACACTTATCTCCCCCAAAGAGGATCAAACCTTAAACCTCTCAAATCTCTCGTCTTCCCAAAACGAAAATGACAGGTTCGATCTCGACCTCATGGCTCTTGTCGTCTCCTACGAACTCAAAACCCCTTTCCACCTCAAAGTCCATCACTTTCCTCCCCACACTAAACCCACGACGAAGCCCAGATCGATTCCCCTCGAGATCTCCGTCACCCTCACTCCAAATCCGAGCCGGAATCCGCGAGCTGCGAGAACGAATCGACACCGTGAAGAACACTCAAAAGATCACAGAAGCGATGAAGCTCGTGGCAGCAGCCAGGGTTCGCCGAGCTCAAGAAGCCGTCATCAATTGCAGACCTTTCACCGAAGCCCTCGTCGGGATCCTCCACTCGATCAACCAATGCGCTCAATTGGAAGACGTCGACTTCCCTCTGAGCAACGTAAGGCCCGTAAAGAGAGTCGCTTTAGTCGTCGTCACCGGCGATAAAGGCTTGTGCGGCGGTTTCAACAACGCAGTGATCAAGAAAGCTAATTCACGTGTTGATGAGTTGAAGCAGAGAGGGATAGAGTGCGTTGTGGTAAGCGTGGGGAAGAAAGGGAACGCGTATTTTAGCAGAAGAGATGACGTGGAAGTGGATAAATGTATCCAAGGAGGAGGCGTTTACCCCACGGCTAAAGAAGCTCAAGTGATCGCTGATGACGTGTTCTCATTGTTTGTGAGCGAGGAGGTGGATAAGGTCGAGCTTGTCTACACAAAGTTCGTGTCTTTAGTGAAATCTGATCCTGTGATCCACACTCTGTTACCGTTGGCGATGAAAGGAGAGTCTTGTGACGTGGAAGGAGTGTGTGTTGACGCTATGGAGGATGAGATGTTTAGGCTGACGAGTAAAGACGGGAAGCTTTCTGTGGAGAGGAGGAAAGTTGAGGTTGAGAGGCCTGAGATTTCGCCGTTGATGCAGTTTGAGCAGGATCCTGTTCAGATTCTCGACGCGATGATGCCTTTGTATTTGAACAGTCAGATTCTGAGGGCGTTGCAGGAGTCTTTGGCGAGTGAGCTGGCGTCGAGGATGAGTGCTATGAGTAATGCGACGGATAATGCTGTTGAGTTGAAGAAGAGTCTGACGGTTGCTTATAATAGGGAGAGACAGGCTAAGATCACTGGAGAGTTGTTAGAGATTGTTGCTGGAGCGGAAGCTCTTAGAGGGACTTAGTTAGAGTATATTTGTGTTAAACCATTTCTTGTTTGTGTAACAGTCTCATGGAAGAATAAAGACATCATCTAATACCGACAAAAGACTGATACTTAAATCTCATTTGTCTCGAAGACCAAAACAATACTCAAGTACTTGTTGGATTTCTAAAATCTAGACAGcacaaaaagagagagaagcatCATTTGGTTTGGTTCTTTAAATGAGCCTCATCAACAAACGAAAAAAGTTTTTAACACCTacgcaaaaacaaaacaagaatggTAAAAAAGAGGCTTTGAatccatcttcatcatcatctttcttcttcactcaagAGTTGAGTTTAGAGGTACTTGAACAGGATACCACCATGAGTGGCAAAGAAGGGAGCAAAGACGAGAGACTCAACAGCCATGAGCTTGATCAGGATGTTCAACGAAGGTCCTGAAGTATCTTTCAATGGGTCTCCAATGGTGTCTCCAATCACAGCTGCCTTGTGTGGCTCTGAGCCCTTTGGTCCAAGACTCTTCGCGTGCTCTGATACACCAGCCTGAAAACAATTCTCAATGCTTTAAGGTTTCTCTTAAAATGATTTGACTTGAGCTATATGATTAATCAGTTATGTACCTCAATGTACTTCTTAGcgttgtcccaagcaccaccaGTGTTAGATGCAGAGATGGCAATCTGTTTATACACATGAACATTAATGAGCATATGTTTTAAGTACATTTAGTTATTCACATAAAGATCATACCTGAACACCGGAGACAAGAGAGCCGGCGagaacaccagagagagtctcaaCACCAAAGAAGAAACCAACAATGAGAGGTGTGAGCATAACAAGGCAACCAGGAGGAATCATCTCCTTAATAGAAGCGTCAGTGGAGATCTTGACACAAGTGGCGTAGTCAGGTTTCGCGGTACCTTCCATGAGTCCAGGAATAGTGTTGAACTGCCTGCGAACTTCTTCAACCATCTTAAGCGCCGCACTTCCCACGCTCTTCATCGTCATAGCCGAGAACCAGTAAGGAAGCATTGCACCAACAAGAAGGCCAATGATAACCTTTGGTGTCAAAACATCTACGGTGTGGACTCCTGCACGGCTCACAAAGGCACCGAACAGAGCCAAAGAGACCAACGCAGCAGAGCCAATAGCGAATCCCTTTCCAATAGCAGCAGTGGTGTTTCCAGCTGCATCAAGAGCATCGGTTCTTTCGCGGATGCGGTGGCTCATTCCAGCCATTTCGGCAATACCACCAGCGTTGTCACTGATGGGACCGTAAGCATCAATCGCCAAACCGGTTGCGATGGTACTGAGCATCCCTAGAGCAGCAACGGCAACACCGTACATAGCAGCAAAGCTGAAACTGACGAATATACTGACAGCAATGGCAAAGATTGGAATGATGACGGATTTGTAACCGAGAGCTAGGCCGAATATAACATTGGTGGCTGCACCGGTTCTGCATGAATCTGCAACATCTTGCACAGGGCTGCAAGAACACGAGGACATTAGAGTTTCTCCTACTAGCTGGAATGTTACTTCCtcgtttcaaaaaaaaatggatgttttaggaaaaaaatgtttcaaaaagatttaaaaattttgtattagcaatgcatttttatcaactaaaaatgattaattgtgactttctaaaaattaattacatttactaaatttttattagtttagaaTTATGGAaaagataatcacaaaaaattATACTTAATACTAAAACTTACTTAACATTCATCATTTTTGAGACATGAGAAATCAAATATGGTGAAAGTAGTTTCTTACCTGTATGCGTTGCTAGTGTAGTACTCAGTGACAAAACCGATGATGAGTCCAGCCCAAAGACCAACACAAACACACAGGAATAGCTGCCTGGAAATCCAAAATTTCGACACACAATTAGAATAATACACCTTATTCATCCACAACTGCAGGAAGAGAAGGGTTCTTACCAATTCTGAACGACTTTTTGTGTTCCAAAGTTGAAGATGGTGAAGGAAGAAGGCAAGCCAACCCATGAGACAACAGCAATACCAACAGTCATGATAACGGTAGAGATGATAAGCTGGTTCTTCAACGCTGGCTCAATTTCCTTAACAGCCTTAATCTCAAAGAAGTCGGTGGCGAAGAGAGTTGTGATCAAACAAACCAAGATTCCCATTGAGCTGATGAGCAACGGGTAGCACATGGCAGTGAAATCATGGTTGATTCCAAAGGAGGAGATGGAAGCAACAACAAGTGCAGCACATGATGCTTCAGCGTATGACCCAAAGAGATCAGATCCCATACCAGCAATGTCACCAACGTTGTCACCCACATTATCAGCAATAACCTGTAACATAACCGAAAAAATTAAGATGAAAAAAAAGCAAAGGAGGGTACATTTATCCagaagaaccaaaccgaaataactgaaaaataaatcatgtatctctaaaaccgaaccgaaataacTGAAACCGAAAAATGAATCATATATCTCtaaaaccgaacccgaactgtAACTGAAAACCAAATAGGTACCCAAATCTTAACAATACAAGATTATATCCTTAAAATATCAATTATATGTAGTttctaaataatcaaatatcttagaaaatgctatttttccCATATTATCTGAAATTACCaggaaaaaccaaaaccaaaataacccaGAACCAAAACCCAAATCGAACCAATTTTTGTTAGTTACTGATAGGTTCCCAAGTCTCTAGAACCCAAAAATTGAAAACCGAAGATCTAGACTCTTATCATGCACAGTGAAAAGATGTACTTACAGCTGGGTTCCTTGGATCATCTTCTGGAATATTCCTCTCGATTTTACCGACAAGATCAGCACCAACATCAGCTGCTTTAGTGTAGATCCCACCACCAACACGGCCAAAGAGAGCCATGGAAGACCCACCAAGACCATAACCAGTAATAGCCTCAAAAAGACCTTCCCAGTCATCACCGTAATAGATCTTGAACACATTAATAGTAACGTAAAGCACCAATAGACCACTAGCAGCAAGAAGGAAACCCATCACAGCACCGGACCTGAACGCAACAATGAAAGCCTTCCCAACGCCCTTTCTAGCTTCCAAAGTGGTTCTAGCGTTAGCGTAAGTGGCAATCTTCATGCCGAGGAAACCAGAGAGCACAGAGGTGACCGCACCGAGGACGAAAGCAATGGTGCTGAAAGCTGCGGTGGCTAACGCAGGCTTGCAGGTTTTGGTCTCGTCGTAGGTGCAAGGCTTGTTCTCTGTGCTGAATCCTTCCACAGAGCCGAGGAAGACGAAGATAATAGCGGCGAAGATCACCATGAAGACGCCAACGTATCTGGACTCCGTGAATAGGAATGAAGTTGCACCTGTATCCAAACACACACCAATCAGATCACAAAGTTATTTCACTttaaagcaaaaagaaaaaaaaaagttattcacTTTTCCGACAAGACAAGATTCTGTTAAGTTCCAAAACGTACTTATCATTACAGGACCTAGGAGAATGAAACATAGCCAGATCTAAAGAAACAAACGTGAGATCTGAATCAAAGTTTCACGAGATCTCTTTACCTTCGGAGATTGCTGTCTGAATCTCGGCGCACTTGGCGACGACGCTTTGGTCGTTAACACCTTCCTCTTCCTCGATAAGGTAATCTCCGTAGCCATTCTTCGAACCTCCTGAGGAAGACGACGACGCGCCTTGGTCAGCGGAGACTCTCACGCGAGAGACGATGAACCattggaagagagagaaagcgaTGCCGACCACCGCGCAAACGGGAATGAGGATCTCCGTCCAGAGCTCCGGGAGAAAAGCTGACGCCACCATCGAAGATAagctcgagagagagagagagagatgggaagTGATTCGATGAGAAGAGAGATGAGAGACTTTAAACAAGTGATGATGATGCCGTGTCGTTTTTATAACACTACGAAAGTCTGAATCCAGTACGGTTAGTTACACCGTTATTTACGCTACACCCcctgtgatttttttaaaaatgtttttgataAGAAGGCGCGTGGATGTGACGATGCAAGTTGTCTGAACACAGATCTCGTTTCAGTCAGTTGTTTCAGACACGAACGCCATTGGCCAATTCTCGCCGTTGATTTTAGAGCTTAAAACAACGGCTACGTGTGCATCATCAATACGTTAACATTCCATTCGATCGTGGAGTAATTATTGTCTAGTTGATAATTGGTAAATACTACTACTACTAAttagttttctttattttgacTGATTGAAATTAAATAATGAGTTAGGTGCATGATTTAGGCTTTATCAAGGGAAATTGCATTGTATTCATGGAAAATTATTCTTTTTATCGTAATCATCAAATCATTTAGCCATTTTACTATGGTATATTCGAGTATTTatggaaaataattattttacctTATCGAGTGTGTTTGGACAAATTAGATTCTCATCATAGTAATTTTCAAAAGGGGGAGGGGGGGATTCAGTGTACATAGTATGATTTGATGCTTTGATGATTAGGATGAAATGGAATAGATAGTCAATAGTATTTCAGTTTTGTACAGAATAAAATATCGAgcgtattaattttttttttaagaaaagacTAAAACTCGTATTCGTTTTATGGGAATCGATTCTACAGTAGGTTTAAGTTTGACGTTGTACTAAATTAAGCAACGTATAGAAAGAACATTCGAAGATATTCGTTTTATCTTTGATTCGACGTTGTACTAAATTTATGTTGGCATTTGTTCGATTAGGTTTGATTCCGgatcttttattatttatttcatctTCATACGAGGGAGACGTATAACAAGACACCATGCACCACACCGTAATGTAGAGCAAGAATagaattgtttttctttttaagaatataaatatgttttgacGAGCAAGATATAGTGGTGGATGTGTGTTGAATGGTGTGCAACCCTCCAATCGGATAcataccctttttttttaataaaaaaaactatcttaattattttttgttagcATTATTTACTTTTCTTGCATGAGTGAGTAGTAGTGACCACTCATGCTTTATCTTTTGTTCCCTTTTGCTAATGAATCAGGAAAATTATcgcataataaaaatatttccaaGTTATGTGGCTGACATTAGGGCGTCTATCATTCAATCACGATTTAGAGTGTAATCGGTTGGATGTAGAGTAAAACAGAGgaagaaatccaaaataatgaaaaataaaatgaggaaagagaaagttgacaaaaaaaatgaggaaagagaaaaaaaaaccagaATAAACGCTGTAACAAAACATGGAATAAATATGGGTTAATTTATTGAATAACTATATtggaaaaaatattagttttgtagTTAGagggtagagagagataggaagaaaaagaaggagAGAGGGAAAGAAATAGGTAGTTagtgaaatataatttttttgttggttattaGTTCAAATTTCCCAATAAATATAGTGTATGttggtgaacaaaaaaaaaaacagtgtatGTTTCCCGTTATTTCAAAGAGAGTACATGTCAAAAATGAGTATTTCACTTGATTGGTGAAATATAAGttaaataaatagtaaatataATTCTCGGTGAAAGTTTCTCGCTATTGAAACAATACAGTTaaagctttattttttttgaggTAAATATAAGTGATGCGAAACAAAAAagttatatgatttaaataaaGTTTGTGCATTGTTTATGATAAATATGGTTTTAACAGAACAAGTAGtgcaaaataatatttgattggTGAAAAATATTTAcggttttattaaataaatattaaaataatgtaataatatgaaattattttaagtttactaattttatttttgattcaaattaaaaaaactgaattttgGTATGAACTGAATCACCGATTTTGATGAATTCAACCAATTCTATCCATTTTAACACAACCcataatcagaaaaaaaaaagaataagtcATTGTTCGACCTACCGGTTCGATCTAGTTCAAGTActagttaaaattaaatataactattattttaaatataaatatatataaaaatagtgaATATTTGCATATTTTTAGTAAAAGTGGTTCTAAACTTCAACTTATTTGATTTCCAAAATATAAAGTAtctaattttgaaagtattatAATTGTAAATGTGTACCATTTTAGAATATGGTGTATAGTAGCAATATTTACGgggtaaatatttaatattaatttttgattaatttcataaaatatttagaagaaTAAGATATATACTTTTGAAAATAAAGTGTAAACTAAAATAAGTTAAGTGAAACTTCTAACCCAAAAAATAAACACAatgtaaaccaaaatattagtataatatATCCAAAACACAACAAGGAACGTAAGATAGTTTTAAAAGATAACACTTATTAATATCCACAAAAAGAGGCAGGTCAGTAAATGATATTGAAACTTCGAGTTGTGCCATATTGAAAATTGAAACACTTATTAGTTATTAGATTCCAGATAAACTAtagtattaaattaattattatcttTTGCCTTTGTCATTGTACCACTACATAATACCGAGGGTTCCAATATAAGATTTGGTTTTAATAGATGTGTCTGTAtttgaccaaaagaaaaataacgtGAATGATGACTATAAGTGGTTTTAGGAAAATAAACTGAAAATCATACGGCCAATTTGTCTCCATTCAACATCCAAGGTTATGAATGGGGTCTACGGGACTAGACGGTTATAAAATGTCTTTCAACTTATTCTTAATATCTATCTAacaaaactgtaaaaaaaaattccaatcaTACATTATTTTACATCACTTAATCTATTAATTGTATTTGGTTTACAAAACACATGAACCGTAATTACACCATGCCGCACTTTAATATTCTTTTTAGAATTCAAATCTGATTAAAAATtcgatttgaacaaaaaaattcaaatgaaTCTATTATTTCATAGCTTTGCCCACTCACTAAACTCACACATTCACAAAATTTTCCAAATCAATCTATTACATTCCATATGCTTTAATTTTGTTCCGATTATAATAATGAATGGTAACATACTAGTTGCATTTTACAAAGCTGTTTTGTTTAAACAGCAACCCAAAACATTTGTGAGAAATAGCAAAACCACACTGAAAGTCAAACTTGCCTAACAACCAAAAAACGCACTAAAAACTTATACAATAGgtgatgcaaaaaaaaatttatacaatGGGTGCTGAGAGTAGCAGTCCCAGCAAATAACacactaaataataatattttattctattttaaaacaataaatataaagtatatggaaatacatttattttatatcttattgattagttatattaaattttagtcagtgatttgaaaattaaatggACGTATCGGTCCACTGGTCAGTTTATCCGATTATAATTTGAGTTAAAATAGTATTTGAGTCATGTCAAACAAATTGGTTTAAAACCGGTCACACTCACCAAATCTGGTGACTCCGTTcaataccaattttttttaaatttataatttttaaaaattatttcaaacttttaactatttattttgtaaaatcgtaaaaaactaattaaatattattttactctGGCTTATTTTATCAAACTTGCACTTATCTGCACCGATTATATTACCAAAATCGAAGTTACCGTTTGGACTCATATTACCACAACCACAAAAATCATGTAAATATACAGTTCAAACTTCAAACCAATCCAACTAActgtaattaaataaaaaaatgaagcaGATGGGTTTACACGCTAGCATAACTTGTACTATCCAAGATATGATTAGACGTGATCGTCGTCCCTGTCGTAATTATAAAGTTCTTATATAATTAATGCAAACCAACAAGCTCACCAAAATTCGGTGTTTATATTGACAATGCCATCAAATGGTGATACATATTATCTTTATTATAAATCGTGGAAAATTCCATTGAAAGTTATAGTACTGTACTTaagtaagatatatatatacatatatatatatatatatatatatatatatatatatatatatatgttgagttgttttgattttattgacGTGAATTATAATTGTAAGAGCATGTGATCGATCCTTTAATCTAGTATTTCATCCATTCCATAGTGTCAGATACTTATTGGTAATTTGGTATCTACAAATCTTtgctaaaaaaaagaagatctaaatcatgtattaaaataatataattacatgTTATCGCTCATTATattgaagagagaaagagaagggaGGGAATGACAGGGTACTAGCGCAGTAGTACTGCACCAACCAAAGCAAATGACCTTGCAAGAGTTAAGGAGCGGTCCCATGATATTCCTGCGGGTAAGTTGGGGACCATTACCACCTCAAATAGATTGTGACCCTTGGGTTGGTGGGTGCATAGCCCCTGGTGACCCTTAGAGTATTTCCAACCCTTATAATGTCAAAACCACACTGTTTTAGTGTAATTTCAGCACTAAAAAAACTATTCTCCAACCATAACACCAAATTTCAcactaaaaactattttataatattatatatatttaaagttttatttgttatttatttaattgttcattttaattattaataaatcgagtgaataatattttaatggaGTGAATCCAATTCTATAATAGATGTaactctattttagtgtaaaaaaaaaaatagtgttctATTGGAGATGGTTTAAACAATTCATTTGGTTTGGTCTCACCGGCGCAAGTCCTGGCTAACTTGTTTCTCATTTGTCTTGACAGGTTCATACATAACTAGTTCATT
The sequence above is drawn from the Brassica napus cultivar Da-Ae chromosome A8, Da-Ae, whole genome shotgun sequence genome and encodes:
- the LOC106387568 gene encoding mediator of RNA polymerase II transcription subunit 15a, which produces MDNNNWRPSLPSGDPAMETGDWRAQLPPDSRQKIVNKIMETLKKHLPYSGPEGINELRRIAARFEEKIFSGAVNQTDYLRKISMKMLTMETKSQNQAGSSSTIPTANNGTSMDSLPTNQGNLLPGTLPNNQSQAPQPLLPQTMQNNTASGMMGSSALPSSMPPVSSMTHNNVASVVNQNSNMQNVAGMLQDSSGQHGLSSNMFPGSQRQMLGRPHTMSSQQQQQQQQQQPQSAQYLYQQQLQQQLLKQNFQSGNVPNPSSLLPSHIQQQQQQQNVMQPNQMHSSQQSGIPTSATQASSVSSAPLQGLHTNQQSSPQLPGQQTTTQAMLRQHQSSLLRQHPQSQQASGIHQQQTSLPQQSISPLQQQQSQMIRQQAANSSGIQQKQMMGQHLVGDMQQQQQHQQRLLNQQNNMMNMQQQQQPLQHKQQPPAQQLMSQQNSLQATQQQPLGTQSNVTGLQQSNVTGLQQPQQQLLNSQVGNSNLQTNQQSVHMLSQPTGMQRTHQAGHGLFPSQGQQSQNQPSQQQMMPLQSHHQLGLQQQPNVLQQDVQQRLQSSGQVTGSLLPPQNVVDHQRQLYQSQRALPEMPSSSLDSTAQTENANGVDWQEEAFQKIKTMKEAYLPDLNEIYQRVTAKLQQDSLPQQQRSEQFEKLKQFKTMLERMIQFLSVSKTNIVPALKDKVTFYEKQIITFLNMHRPRKPVQQGQLPQSQMQPMQQQQSQNVQDQSHDSQANPQMQSMSMPGSSGQRAQQSSLTNMQNSLLSSRPGVSAPQQNIPSSMPASSLESGQGNALNNGQQIAMGSMQQNTSQQQQVNNSSASAQSGLSTLQSNVNQTQLSSSLLQQQHMKQQQDQQMTQQFKQQFQQRQMQQQLKQQIIQQQQQQLQARQQVAQNDMNDSTARQGMNAGRGMFQQHSLQGQRPSYPLQQLKPGSQLPVTSPQLMQGQSPQMIQQHLSPQIDQKIAMSSVNKTGTPLQPANSPFIVPSPSTPLAPSPMQVDSEKPSGASSLSMGNTARQQATGMQGVVQSLAIGTPGISASPLLQEFITPDGNNLNPLISTSGKPSGTELPMERLIRVVKSISPQALSSAVSDIGSVVSMVDRIAGSAPGNGSRASVGEDLVAMTKCRLQARNFMTQEGMMATKKMKRHTTAMPLSVSSLEGSVGDNYKQFACSGTSDLESTATSDGKKARTETDHALLEEIKEINQRLIDTVVEISDDEDAADPSEAATARKGCEGTTVKFSFIAVSLSPALKAHLSSTQMSPIQPLRLLVPCSYPNGSPSLLDKLPVETSKENEDLSSKAMARFNILLRSLSQPMSLKDIAKTWDACARTVICEYAQQFGGGTFSSKYGTWEKYVAAS
- the LOC106387566 gene encoding ATP synthase gamma chain 2, chloroplastic-like; amino-acid sequence: MTGSISTSWLLSSPTNSKPLSTSKSITFLPTLNPRRSPDRFPSRSPSPSLQIRAGIRELRERIDTVKNTQKITEAMKLVAAARVRRAQEAVINCRPFTEALVGILHSINQCAQLEDVDFPLSNVRPVKRVALVVVTGDKGLCGGFNNAVIKKANSRVDELKQRGIECVVVSVGKKGNAYFSRRDDVEVDKCIQGGGVYPTAKEAQVIADDVFSLFVSEEVDKVELVYTKFVSLVKSDPVIHTLLPLAMKGESCDVEGVCVDAMEDEMFRLTSKDGKLSVERRKVEVERPEISPLMQFEQDPVQILDAMMPLYLNSQILRALQESLASELASRMSAMSNATDNAVELKKSLTVAYNRERQAKITGELLEIVAGAEALRGT